A single genomic interval of Apis cerana isolate GH-2021 linkage group LG2, AcerK_1.0, whole genome shotgun sequence harbors:
- the LOC108002778 gene encoding tetraspanin-9: MGRTGYTCIRHVFCSLNVLIWLCACGILGAGLWLRLAYSGYTTLVPHYSFASADSLLLAAGCVTFVIAFFGCCGAWFQSRCMLITYFGLVILMFLGEFMLGTLAFIFREHLAKSLKDELLFGIEKHYNLTREPGTLPAIWDHIHTEFHCCGVRDYTDWFRIDAWPTEDRVPDSCCVQRERYCGRLDSEGRNKELWYKEGCATAIQMWLVTRLHVVGTVGLVVAFLQLFGQVASMILFCTVRHKRSSHTYKSYDTTNT; the protein is encoded by the exons ATGGGCCGCACGGGATACACGTGCATCAGGCACGTTTTCTGCTCCCTCAACGTTCTCATCTGG TTATGCGCTTGCGGAATTTTGGGTGCAGGCCTCTGGCTCCGATTGGCTTACTCCGGATACACGACCTTGGTGCCGCACTACAGTTTCGCGTCAGCTGACTCGTTGCTGCTCGCCGCCGGATGCGTGACCTTCGTGATCGCCTTCTTCGGATGCTGCGGCGCGTGGTTTCAATCGAGATGCATGTTAATCACG TACTTCGGTTTGGTCATACTGATGTTCCTGGGCGAGTTCATGCTGGGCACCCTGGCCTTCATCTTCAGGGAACATCTGGCCAAGAGTTTGAAGGACGAGCTGCTGTTCGGCATCGAGAAGCATTACAATCTGACCAGGGAACCTGGAACTCTTCCCGCTATATGGGACCACATACACACGGAG TTCCACTGCTGCGGCGTGCGGGATTACACGGATTGGTTCCGAATCGACGCCTGGCCGACGGAGGACCGCGTGCCCGATTCCTGTTGCGTGCAGAGAGAACGGTATTGCGGTCGCCTCGACTCCGAGGGGCGTAACAAGGAGCTCTGGTACAAGGAAGGCTGCGCGACAGCTATTCAAATGTGGTTGGTGACCAGGCTGCACGTGGTCGGGACCGTTGGCCTCGTGGTGGCCTTCCTCCAGTTGTTCGGCCAGGTGGCCAGCATGATCCTCTTCTGCACCGTCAGGCACAAGAGGTCGTCCCACACGTACAAGAGTTACGATACCACCAACACCTAG
- the LOC108002782 gene encoding uncharacterized protein LOC108002782 — protein sequence MRRILWEREITKFCILLLCCPFDLSVSLPAEQPIKYTLSTGDVKTRDTGTRPFNFEQNRAVASESQNNVVTVEKSVSMNYEPIQFGTTEYPPVTNTHSSARETVRLENETAQSLLERPISKPIANVLDSFLKPTALVDTIKEEEKYGNSGDKFIGIGRALVTGYQEFSNFLNALIDFPRKTAKKATSEISGMLNYIGARLIGLE from the exons ATGCGAAGAATTCTTTGGGAACGAGAAATCACGAAATTTTGTATTCTTCTACTCTGCTGTCCCTTTGATTTATCCGTCTCTCTGCCGGCGGAGCAACCGATTAAATACACGTTGAGCACCGGTGACGTAAAAACGAGAGATACTGGTACAAGGCCGTTCAATTTCGAACAAAATCGA GCAGTGGCGAGCGAGTCGCAAAACAACGTGGTTACAGTGGAGAAGTCGGTGTCCATGAATTACGAACCGATACAGTTTGGAACGACCGAGTATCCTCCAGTGACAAACACCCATTCAAGCGCTCGTGAGACCGTGAGATTGGAGAACGAGACAGCACAGAGTCTTCTCGAGAGGCCAATCTCGAAACCCATCGCCAATGTATTGGATTCTTTTTTGAAGCCTACGGCATTGGTCGACACTAtcaaggaagaagaaaaatatggaaattcaGGAGACAAGTTTATCGGAATTGGTCGTGCTCTGGTCACTGGTTACCAAGAATTCAGCAATTTTCTCAATGCTCTCATTGAC TTCCCGCGTAAAACTGCAAAAAAGGCTACCTCGGAAATCTCAGGGATGCTGAATTATATCGGTGCACGGCTGATCGGACTGGAATGA